agattTTTCAATATTTCGTAACAGCTCTGTAATGTAACTGTCAGAGAAACCTGCTGGTTTGTTACACTTATCTGCTATATACTGTTTGCATTCCTCAACGATATTGTTTGCTACCTGCTGAGCTTCTACcttgtgttgtttgttgttgtcttcaAACATTTGCTTTAATCTGCTGCGGTATCCAAAATGCTCATCACAAACTTGGAAGTCGGAGTTCTGGTTCTGGCCAATCATTTCAagctttttcatgtgtttctggaGGCCACGGCTGATTAGATTCTGTCTCAGAATATCTTCTACTCTTGGAgtaatatcttctgtttctgaaGGCCTGAATTCAAAGTTGGACAATATCTTACTCCAGAGAGCCTCAAATTCGTCCTCTATCTCTGCATCTTGCAGAAGAATTTTTGTTGTCTTGCTTTTTTCTACTAGTGCATCTACCTTGGATTCTTGCTCTGTTTCTAGTAATGCTTCAAACTTTTTAAGCTGTGTTGAAGAGTAATGGCTCTCATAGACTGCCTCCAACCTTTCCGTTATCTCTTCAGTTACTCTGTCCTGTAGGTTGTCAATATTGCTCTTTAGGATTGGCATGAATTTGTCAGatctcattttcagagtttcCTCTTTCATCACATATATCTCTGCTATTGACGTGAGTTTGTTCACCTCTGCTTTGACTTCCTCACTGGCTTCCTTCTGTAATTCACTGAGAAGGTCATTTTGAATAGATGCATCCAAAGCTTCTCCCTTTGTggtaaagattttttttgttgcacCCATTAGCCAACTTTGCATGTTATCCAGTAAATTGTTTTCCCAGTAGGAAAATTCTGTGCACAACAAAGAAAATGCCAAAGCTATGTCAGTGTTTTGGAGACCAATGGAGAATGATTCCTCTTTGATCGCATCCCAAACAGAACACAAACGCCTCATAAATTCAGGCAAAACTGGGGCTTCTGCCTTAGCAGCACTCCTCTTCAATGCTTCAAAAAGGatttctttaaactttaaaacatccccACTATAATCTGTATCAACTGGTTCAGAGAGGGACATTTTGTTCCATGGTCCTTTGACAGAGACTGTGCAGTTTGTGGTCTTTCCATCTTTTTCAATTTTGCTAGTTTGCAAAAGCACCTGAGAAACGTACCTTAATTGTGATGCTTGTAATTTGCTATTTACGTTTTCGTTCTGGACAAAGAATTGGCAAAAGGGCATGGAGCTATATTCTTTGATTCGCAGGAGAGCATTGACTTTGACACTGAGGTTTGTTTCAAAatcagaaccagaatcagaagacATGCTGTGCATTAAAAAGTCACTCAATCCTGTTGCCAAGGTAGCCATTTCATTGTCATCGATCAGTATATTTCTTTTACTGTCCAGTGAGACTGAGCAGAGACCTCTGACCTCAATTAACAACAAAACATCACACTTCATGTCCTTTCTGAGGTTTTCAGGAAGACCCAGGGCAACCATGTACACCCCTCTTGAGGTTTGTTTCTTCCATTCAGGGAATTTCACTCCAAACAATGCAGAAAGAATCTCTCCATTCCTTGCATTATAGTCGCCAAGATTTGTCAGCACTCTTGTCCTACACTGTTCTTGTGGTAGGCGACGTTTGAGCTCTCCAAAGACACAGCCAAGCCACTGGATGGGGATATTTGAGGCATCTCCATCCATTAGTTCAAGTGGAATCCCATAAAGAAGAAGATCTGTAGCTAAGCTAGGGAGACGTAACACATTTTGGCTTCCGCTGCTAGGGCTGATTTGTGCTAGCTCAAAGATTAGGCCCATCTCACGCAGAAAGTGCTCAGGACC
The genomic region above belongs to Oreochromis aureus strain Israel breed Guangdong linkage group 14, ZZ_aureus, whole genome shotgun sequence and contains:
- the si:dkey-202l22.6 gene encoding interferon-induced very large GTPase 1, with the protein product MATLATGLSDFLMHSMSSDSGSDFETNLSVKVNALLRIKEYSSMPFCQFFVQNENVNSKLQASQLRYVSQVLLQTSKIEKDGKTTNCTVSVKGPWNKMSLSEPVDTDYSGDVLKFKEILFEALKRSAAKAEAPVLPEFMRRLCSVWDAIKEESFSIGLQNTDIALAFSLLCTEFSYWENNLLDNMQSWLMGATKKIFTTKGEALDASIQNDLLSELQKEASEEVKAEVNKLTSIAEIYVMKEETLKMRSDKFMPILKSNIDNLQDRVTEEITERLEAVYESHYSSTQLKKFEALLETEQESKVDALVEKSKTTKILLQDAEIEDEFEALWSKILSNFEFRPSETEDITPRVEDILRQNLISRGLQKHMKKLEMIGQNQNSDFQVCDEHFGYRSRLKQMFEDNNKQHKVEAQQVANNIVEECKQYIADKCNKPAGFSDSYITELLRNIEKSLNEKSVATRSAFEVDLKVYLCNASRQDFQNLHNRYAKDAQLLTCITERKSMYSAKFIYNFRKRDQCQRVAQAFISMVIKPTVLDYINRPLGISIVEEIQGKAQQYHSSQAFHQSLLEEMIKEDRFEVFLEYLLFYDNFRLRKIQETVTAHLTESTNLGQWRHQRLCEVVGKIEEAVNESTEGISGVLNDTKPLLERVCLTLEKGDVNVIRTCLTGPLFSITVEWNRFAKCLLESVAAMQMDLDQEFSKNVDVTQLLNCLTVKPQDYLFKKVKGCDKQCPLCRAPCEEEDMGHEVHKALLHRPKGMLPYASSSVSCISCPESMSEDTHDTSTTSNVLHSLYPDWSFSPDNTNSTKASDYWRYVLVKFNERFAQEFKREPTKIPEEWRRITQEQALNSLKEVFLTRTSV